The Candidatus Methylomirabilota bacterium genome has a segment encoding these proteins:
- a CDS encoding cytochrome c3 family protein yields MKGAGPLAGALLAVTLGLAACHEKEEHVAVLQITEHATAPNPDAGLSSEPYLANAPRVEAQGYSDRPRFFVLARTPVMEKYPCSTCHTVPLERMRGPANSARRAHWSVKLEHAPATVMSCATCHAPDAPDNLRTLEKSPVDYDHSYQVCAQCHSRQAADWASGAHGKRAGGWAPPRVVFACAQCHNPHAPRWDTRWPAVAGRKDE; encoded by the coding sequence GTGAAGGGCGCCGGGCCGCTCGCGGGGGCGCTGCTGGCGGTAACGCTCGGCCTTGCCGCGTGCCACGAGAAGGAGGAGCACGTTGCCGTGCTGCAGATCACCGAGCACGCGACGGCGCCGAACCCCGACGCAGGGCTCAGCAGCGAGCCCTACCTGGCGAACGCGCCGCGAGTGGAGGCGCAGGGCTACTCGGACCGCCCGCGCTTCTTCGTGCTGGCGCGCACGCCCGTCATGGAGAAGTACCCCTGCTCCACCTGCCACACGGTGCCGCTCGAGCGGATGCGTGGGCCGGCCAACTCAGCCCGGCGCGCGCACTGGAGCGTCAAGCTCGAGCATGCGCCCGCGACGGTGATGAGCTGCGCCACGTGCCATGCCCCGGACGCCCCCGACAACCTGCGCACGCTGGAGAAGAGCCCGGTCGACTACGACCACAGCTATCAGGTCTGCGCCCAGTGCCACAGCCGCCAGGCGGCCGACTGGGCGAGCGGCGCCCATGGCAAGCGCGCGGGCGGCTGGGCGCCGCCGCGCGTGGTCTTTGCCTGCGCGCAGTGCCACAACCCGCACGCGCCACGGTGGGATACGCGCTGGCCCGCCGTGGCGGGGAGAAAAGACGAATGA
- the fdnG gene encoding formate dehydrogenase-N subunit alpha, giving the protein MGGLGGLTTGAIAAASLTQAGCAPAAPVLKTRGATASTTVCPFCGVGCGQVVSTQNGRVMNIEGDPSHPVSEGTLCSKGASAIQVVNNPRRLQKVLYRAAGGTAWEEKTWDWALARIATKVKATRDRSFKTTVNGRIVNRTEAIACLGGSALDNEEAYLLVKLMRALGLCYVEHQARLUHSSTVAGLAASFGRGAMTNHWVDMLNADVVLIMGGNPAEDHPIAMNWLTRTKERGAYILHVDPRFNRTSAIADVYAKLRSGTDIAFVGGMIKYALDHDRIQHEYVREYTNASWIVGAGYGFADGLFAGWDAQARRYDKAKWAYELDEQGQPKTDPTLKHPRCVFQLLKQHFARYDADTVCRITGTPKEAYLQVCDLYTSTYAPDRAGTWLYAMGTAQHSHGTQNIRSYAILQLLLGNIGVAGGGVNAMRGESNVQGSTDQGLNYDILPGYLKMPVEDDSDLADYLKRVTPVAANPQSANWLQNTPKYVVSLLKAWWGEHAVAPHGFAFANLPKLGRGFQSQGYAFLALTHAMFAGEVKGMFCFGQNPAVGGANARLVRAGLDKLEWLVVADLFEHETAGFWKRPGVDPKQIGTEVFVLPACSGVEKEGSIVNSGRWAQWRYRAIKPIADSRPDLDIIDGLARALKAAYEKDGVFPDPIRHLAWDYTEPGHNEADPHRVAKEMNGRYTADVTGADGTRLAAGKQVAAFAQLRDDGSTLSGNWIYCGGYTEEGNLAARRDAADAPNGIGLHPRWAWAWPMNRRILYNRASVNRKGEPFNPRKWVIRWDAEKKAWEGDVPDGAMPPGATNPFIMLASGVGQLFSPDLVDGPFPEHYEPVESPVKNLLSPVPFSPCAQVWRSTEFDRYGTPQEFPLVATTYRVSEHWQTGAMSRNMPWLVGLVPHAFVEIGSALAAREGIKNGDRVIVSSARGSIEVYALVTERFQPYYVDDRLIDEIGLPWHWGYAGIVPGEIANDLTASVGDPNSWIPETKVFLCNLKKKARA; this is encoded by the coding sequence ATCGGCGGCCTCGGCGGGCTGACCACCGGCGCCATCGCGGCGGCCTCCCTCACCCAGGCCGGCTGCGCGCCCGCCGCCCCCGTGCTCAAGACCCGCGGCGCTACCGCCTCCACCACGGTCTGCCCCTTCTGCGGCGTCGGCTGCGGCCAGGTCGTCTCCACCCAGAACGGCCGCGTGATGAATATTGAAGGTGACCCTTCTCACCCGGTGAGCGAGGGCACCCTCTGCAGCAAGGGCGCCTCCGCCATCCAGGTGGTGAACAACCCCCGGCGCCTCCAGAAGGTGCTCTACCGCGCGGCGGGCGGCACGGCCTGGGAGGAGAAGACGTGGGACTGGGCGCTCGCGCGCATCGCCACCAAGGTGAAGGCGACGCGCGACCGCAGCTTCAAGACCACCGTGAACGGCCGCATCGTCAACCGCACGGAGGCCATCGCCTGCCTCGGCGGCTCGGCGCTCGACAACGAGGAGGCCTATCTCCTCGTGAAGCTCATGCGGGCGCTCGGCCTCTGCTACGTCGAGCATCAGGCCCGACTCTGACACAGCTCCACGGTCGCCGGTCTGGCGGCCTCGTTCGGCAGGGGGGCGATGACCAACCACTGGGTGGACATGCTCAACGCCGACGTCGTCCTGATCATGGGCGGCAACCCGGCCGAGGACCACCCGATCGCCATGAACTGGCTCACGCGCACGAAGGAGCGCGGGGCCTACATCCTGCACGTGGACCCGCGCTTCAACCGTACGAGCGCGATCGCGGACGTCTACGCCAAGCTCCGCTCCGGCACGGACATCGCCTTCGTGGGCGGCATGATCAAGTACGCGCTGGACCACGACCGAATCCAGCACGAGTACGTGCGCGAGTACACGAACGCCTCCTGGATCGTGGGCGCGGGCTACGGCTTCGCGGATGGGCTCTTCGCGGGCTGGGACGCGCAGGCGCGCCGCTATGACAAGGCGAAGTGGGCTTACGAGCTGGACGAGCAAGGCCAGCCCAAGACCGATCCCACGCTCAAGCACCCGCGCTGCGTGTTCCAGCTCCTGAAGCAGCACTTCGCGCGCTACGACGCGGACACCGTGTGCCGCATCACCGGGACGCCGAAGGAAGCCTATCTCCAGGTCTGCGATCTCTATACGTCGACCTACGCGCCCGACCGGGCGGGCACGTGGCTCTACGCCATGGGCACGGCCCAGCACAGCCACGGGACGCAGAACATCCGCTCCTACGCCATTCTCCAGCTCCTGCTGGGCAACATCGGGGTGGCGGGCGGCGGGGTCAACGCCATGCGCGGCGAGTCGAACGTGCAGGGCTCGACGGACCAAGGTCTCAACTACGACATCCTGCCCGGCTATCTCAAGATGCCGGTCGAGGACGACTCGGATCTGGCCGACTATCTCAAGCGCGTGACGCCGGTGGCGGCCAACCCGCAGAGCGCCAACTGGCTCCAGAACACCCCGAAATACGTGGTGAGCCTGCTCAAGGCCTGGTGGGGCGAGCACGCGGTCGCGCCGCACGGCTTCGCCTTCGCCAATCTGCCGAAGCTCGGGCGCGGGTTCCAGAGCCAGGGCTATGCCTTCCTCGCGCTCACCCACGCCATGTTCGCGGGCGAGGTGAAGGGCATGTTCTGCTTCGGCCAGAACCCCGCGGTGGGCGGCGCCAACGCGCGCCTGGTGCGCGCGGGGCTCGACAAGCTCGAGTGGCTGGTGGTGGCCGATCTCTTCGAGCACGAGACGGCGGGCTTCTGGAAGCGGCCGGGTGTCGATCCCAAGCAGATAGGGACGGAAGTGTTCGTCCTCCCCGCCTGCTCCGGGGTGGAGAAGGAAGGCAGCATCGTCAACAGTGGCCGCTGGGCCCAGTGGCGCTACCGCGCGATCAAGCCGATCGCCGACAGCCGGCCGGATCTGGACATCATCGACGGGCTGGCCCGCGCGCTCAAGGCGGCCTACGAGAAGGACGGCGTGTTCCCCGACCCGATCCGCCATCTGGCGTGGGACTACACGGAGCCCGGGCACAACGAGGCGGATCCGCATCGCGTGGCGAAGGAGATGAACGGGCGCTACACGGCCGACGTGACGGGCGCGGACGGCACGCGGCTCGCGGCCGGCAAGCAGGTGGCCGCCTTCGCCCAGCTCCGCGACGACGGCAGCACGCTCTCGGGCAACTGGATCTACTGTGGCGGCTACACGGAAGAGGGGAACCTCGCCGCCCGGCGCGACGCCGCCGACGCCCCCAACGGCATCGGGCTCCATCCCCGGTGGGCCTGGGCCTGGCCGATGAACCGGCGCATCCTCTATAACCGCGCCTCGGTGAACCGCAAGGGCGAGCCCTTCAACCCGCGCAAGTGGGTGATCCGCTGGGACGCCGAGAAGAAGGCCTGGGAGGGCGACGTGCCGGACGGCGCCATGCCGCCGGGCGCGACCAATCCCTTCATCATGCTGGCCTCGGGGGTGGGTCAGCTCTTCTCTCCGGACCTGGTCGATGGGCCCTTCCCCGAACACTACGAGCCGGTGGAGAGCCCGGTGAAGAATCTGCTCTCGCCGGTGCCGTTCAGCCCGTGCGCGCAGGTGTGGCGCTCCACCGAGTTCGACCGCTACGGCACCCCCCAGGAGTTCCCGCTCGTCGCCACCACCTACCGCGTGTCCGAGCACTGGCAGACCGGCGCGATGAGCCGCAACATGCCGTGGCTGGTGGGCCTGGTGCCGCACGCCTTCGTGGAGATCGGCAGCGCGCTGGCCGCGCGCGAGGGCATCAAGAACGGTGATCGCGTGATCGTGTCGAGCGCGCGAGGCTCCATCGAGGTGTACGCGCTCGTCACCGAGCGCTTCCAGCCCTACTACGTGGACGATCGCCTCATCGACGAGATCGGCTTGCCCTGGCACTGGGGCTATGCCGGCATCGTGCCGGGCGAGATCGCCAACGACCTCACCGCCAGCGTGGGCGATCCCAACTCCTGGATCCCGGAGACCAAGGTGTTCCTCTGCAATCTCAAGAAGAAGGCCCGCGCATGA
- a CDS encoding nitrate reductase cytochrome c-type subunit yields the protein MDRSRYFLIGLAVLLMAAVVVVAGQSLIAGREPARVMPVAAETTPTLPSEAGMYARVARAADYAAMPTEPNRKRTREVYYARRAYPGAPPVIPHPVDERQAFGKACLACHAEGGWVPRFEAFAPVTPHPEMTSCRQCHVPQAGRPAFQASAWEASAPPPLKGAAMLGSPPRIPHALQMRENCRACHAGPGAVDAFRTSHPQRVSCRQCHALGTTSSEAFARPGEGGAR from the coding sequence GTGGACCGATCGCGCTATTTCCTGATCGGGCTGGCCGTCTTGCTGATGGCGGCCGTCGTCGTCGTCGCGGGCCAGAGCCTGATCGCCGGGCGCGAGCCCGCGCGCGTGATGCCCGTGGCCGCGGAGACCACCCCCACGCTGCCGTCGGAGGCCGGCATGTACGCGCGCGTGGCGCGCGCGGCCGACTACGCCGCCATGCCGACGGAGCCCAACCGCAAGCGCACGCGCGAGGTGTACTACGCGCGCCGCGCCTACCCGGGCGCGCCGCCGGTGATCCCGCACCCCGTGGACGAGCGCCAGGCCTTCGGCAAGGCGTGCCTGGCCTGCCACGCCGAGGGCGGCTGGGTGCCGCGCTTCGAGGCCTTTGCGCCGGTGACACCGCACCCCGAGATGACCTCGTGCCGGCAGTGCCATGTGCCCCAGGCGGGGCGGCCCGCGTTCCAGGCGAGCGCCTGGGAGGCATCGGCCCCGCCGCCGCTCAAAGGCGCGGCCATGCTGGGGAGCCCGCCGCGCATCCCGCACGCGCTCCAGATGCGAGAGAACTGCCGCGCCTGCCACGCGGGGCCGGGCGCGGTAGACGCGTTCCGTACCTCACATCCCCAGCGCGTGAGCTGCCGGCAGTGCCACGCGCTGGGCACGACATCCTCGGAGGCCTTCGCGCGGCCGGGAGAGGGCGGCGCGCGGTGA
- the nrfD gene encoding NrfD/PsrC family molybdoenzyme membrane anchor subunit, translated as MSTMTAPPPRASLIGFFVSGLREVTSGRPLYHAWMAVLTLVMLAGAFAYSVQLREGLAATGMHDHVSWGLYISCFTFLVGMAAAAVILVMPTYVLHDQDFKSAVLFGEGLAVAALVAAIGFVVVDVGGPERLWHLTPVIGIYNWPRSMLAWDILVLNGYLVLNLAVPFYILYSHYRGREPNPRYYVPMVFLSILWAVSVHLVTAFLYAGLPARPYWNTALLGPRFLATAFAAGPALMIIILAVIRRATPYAVPDSTIQKLALVATVAAQVGIVMLVSELFTEFYRTTHHSESAVYLYRGLEGRTDLVPWSWTSVALVVTAAVMLSVHRVRRTLPLLYLACALLFVGVLIEKSIGTIIPGFVPEPWGKIPRYVPTWVELTVSAGLWALGAFVFTVLAKAAIPIELGHLASRGSGREGSTAAH; from the coding sequence ATGAGCACGATGACGGCTCCCCCGCCCCGCGCGTCCCTCATCGGCTTCTTCGTGAGCGGACTCCGCGAGGTCACCAGCGGCCGGCCCCTCTACCACGCCTGGATGGCCGTGCTCACGCTGGTGATGCTGGCCGGCGCGTTCGCCTACTCCGTCCAGCTCCGTGAGGGGCTGGCCGCCACTGGCATGCACGACCACGTGAGCTGGGGACTCTACATCTCCTGCTTCACGTTCCTGGTGGGCATGGCGGCGGCCGCGGTCATCCTGGTGATGCCTACCTATGTGCTCCACGACCAGGACTTCAAGAGCGCGGTGCTCTTCGGCGAGGGCCTGGCGGTGGCTGCCCTCGTCGCCGCCATCGGCTTCGTGGTGGTGGACGTGGGCGGGCCGGAGCGGCTCTGGCACCTCACGCCCGTCATTGGCATCTACAACTGGCCGCGCTCCATGCTGGCCTGGGACATCCTCGTCCTGAACGGCTACCTCGTCCTGAACCTCGCGGTGCCGTTCTACATCCTCTACAGCCACTACCGCGGCCGCGAGCCCAACCCCCGCTACTACGTGCCCATGGTGTTCCTCTCCATCCTCTGGGCGGTGAGCGTGCACCTGGTGACGGCCTTCCTCTACGCGGGGCTGCCCGCGCGGCCGTACTGGAACACGGCCCTGCTCGGCCCGCGCTTCCTCGCCACCGCCTTCGCCGCGGGCCCGGCGCTCATGATCATCATCCTGGCGGTGATCCGGCGGGCCACCCCCTATGCGGTGCCCGACTCCACCATCCAGAAGCTCGCGCTGGTGGCCACGGTGGCGGCCCAGGTGGGGATCGTGATGCTGGTTTCCGAGCTCTTCACGGAGTTCTACCGCACCACCCATCACAGCGAGAGCGCGGTGTACCTCTACCGCGGCCTCGAGGGGCGCACCGATCTCGTCCCCTGGAGCTGGACCTCCGTGGCGCTGGTCGTGACCGCCGCCGTGATGCTGAGCGTGCATCGCGTGCGCCGGACGCTGCCGCTCCTCTATCTCGCCTGCGCGCTCCTCTTCGTCGGCGTCCTGATCGAGAAGAGCATCGGCACCATCATCCCGGGCTTCGTCCCCGAGCCCTGGGGCAAGATCCCCCGCTATGTGCCGACCTGGGTGGAGCTCACGGTGAGCGCGGGGCTCTGGGCGCTTGGCGCCTTCGTCTTCACGGTGCTGGCCAAGGCCGCCATCCCCATCGAGCTGGGCCATCTGGCGTCGCGGGGGAGCGGGCGGGAGGGCTCGACAGCGGCCCACTAG
- a CDS encoding 4Fe-4S dicluster domain-containing protein: protein MSTPLRRPLPVIQPRPAHDGSCGCGSGGCGCGGSGWSDAEAGLDRVRHLAADVPPPDGVDPAEDPHLSGFRQLLERQVDRRTAIGGITAGLLAGLGLFQTACNPIASAETREKAVLDWQEYFQGNFRLMTDQEKVDTVRRLERLHELRTGQRVDISPSDARPGVLYGYAFNISKCRGYMDCIRGCVKENNQDRKSAIQYIRIHEHKKGQIDFGHAEDDFFHEVPAAGHFYIGTQCFHCQNPPCVDVCPVKATWMEPDGIVVVDYNWCIGCRYCIAACPYDARRFNWSEPVVPADEVNPHQHYLGNRLRKRGVVEKCTFCIQRSREGRNPACVEACPTGARIFGNLLDPDSEIRWVLANKKVFRLKEDLGTEPKFWYYMD, encoded by the coding sequence ATGAGCACGCCCCTCCGGCGCCCCCTGCCCGTCATACAGCCGCGCCCCGCGCACGATGGCAGCTGCGGCTGCGGGAGCGGCGGATGCGGATGCGGCGGGAGCGGCTGGTCCGACGCGGAGGCTGGCCTCGACCGCGTGCGCCACCTCGCCGCCGACGTCCCGCCGCCCGACGGCGTGGACCCCGCGGAGGATCCGCATCTCTCCGGCTTCCGCCAGCTCCTCGAGCGCCAAGTGGACCGGCGCACCGCGATTGGCGGCATCACCGCCGGCCTCCTGGCCGGGCTCGGGCTCTTCCAGACCGCGTGCAACCCCATCGCGTCCGCCGAAACGCGCGAGAAGGCGGTGCTCGACTGGCAGGAATACTTCCAGGGGAACTTCCGCCTGATGACCGACCAGGAGAAGGTGGACACGGTGCGGCGGCTCGAGCGCCTGCACGAGCTGCGCACCGGGCAACGCGTGGACATCTCCCCCAGCGACGCGCGGCCGGGCGTGCTCTACGGCTACGCCTTCAACATCTCCAAGTGCCGGGGCTACATGGACTGCATCCGCGGCTGCGTGAAGGAGAATAATCAGGATCGGAAATCGGCGATCCAGTACATCCGCATCCACGAGCACAAGAAGGGACAGATCGACTTCGGCCACGCCGAGGACGACTTCTTCCACGAGGTGCCGGCGGCCGGGCACTTCTACATCGGCACCCAGTGCTTCCACTGCCAGAACCCGCCCTGCGTGGACGTCTGCCCCGTCAAGGCCACGTGGATGGAGCCCGACGGCATCGTGGTCGTGGACTACAACTGGTGCATCGGCTGCCGCTACTGCATCGCGGCCTGCCCCTACGACGCGCGCCGCTTCAACTGGAGCGAGCCGGTGGTGCCCGCCGACGAGGTGAACCCGCATCAGCACTATCTCGGCAACCGCCTGCGGAAGCGGGGCGTCGTGGAGAAGTGCACCTTCTGCATCCAGCGCTCGCGCGAGGGGCGGAACCCGGCCTGCGTGGAGGCCTGCCCGACAGGCGCGCGCATCTTCGGCAATCTCCTCGACCCGGACAGTGAGATTCGCTGGGTGCTCGCCAACAAGAAAGTGTTCCGGCTCAAGGAGGATCTCGGGACCGAGCCGAAGTTCTGGTACTACATGGACTGA
- a CDS encoding 4Fe-4S dicluster domain-containing protein has translation MSDPAPAKPGAPKVKTKTMIQDNTRCIGCRACMIACKAWNDRPADHTDFFAGPGYQNPRDLDANNYTLITFNEITTGARPNWVFGRQLCMHCEHPACASACPTTALRKTDRGPVVFNSNRCIGCRACMQACPFLIPKYDYESRAPLIHKCTFCADRIEAQLKPACATVCPTGAISFGDRDDMVAEAKRRIATAPGTYIPEIYGLDEVGGTSVLHLSSVPFEQLGYITGLPKEPMPDLTHRWLRVTPHVFGLLYGLFAALAWIVHRRNKNRGPEAPHA, from the coding sequence ATGAGCGATCCCGCCCCCGCGAAGCCCGGCGCGCCGAAGGTCAAGACGAAGACGATGATCCAGGACAACACCCGATGCATCGGGTGCCGCGCCTGCATGATCGCGTGCAAAGCGTGGAACGACCGGCCCGCGGACCACACGGACTTCTTCGCGGGGCCCGGCTATCAGAACCCGCGCGATCTGGACGCCAACAACTACACCCTGATCACCTTCAACGAGATCACCACCGGGGCCCGGCCCAACTGGGTGTTCGGCCGCCAGCTCTGCATGCACTGCGAGCACCCGGCCTGCGCCTCCGCCTGCCCCACCACCGCGCTGCGCAAGACGGATCGCGGGCCCGTGGTGTTCAACAGCAACCGCTGCATCGGCTGCCGGGCGTGCATGCAGGCCTGCCCCTTCCTGATCCCGAAGTACGACTACGAGAGCCGCGCGCCCCTCATCCACAAGTGCACGTTCTGCGCCGACCGCATCGAGGCGCAGCTCAAGCCCGCGTGCGCCACGGTGTGCCCCACCGGCGCCATCAGCTTCGGCGACCGGGACGACATGGTGGCGGAAGCCAAGCGCCGCATCGCCACCGCGCCCGGCACCTACATCCCCGAGATCTACGGGCTCGACGAGGTAGGCGGGACCAGCGTGCTCCACCTCTCCTCGGTGCCCTTCGAGCAGCTCGGCTACATCACGGGGCTGCCCAAGGAGCCCATGCCGGACCTCACGCACCGCTGGCTCCGGGTCACGCCGCACGTGTTTGGCCTCCTGTACGGCCTTTTCGCCGCGCTCGCATGGATCGTGCACCGCCGCAACAAGAACCGGGGGCCCGAGGCGCCCCACGCGTGA
- a CDS encoding DinB family protein: protein MGARSDMLAKQFEERANALTETIEKMSDADWKKVTSAEKWPVGVTAHHAAGAHEPISGMAKAVAAGQTLPPFSMQMLDEMNAQHAKDFAGCTKAETVALNKKGIASASAIVKGMSDADLKKSGTLMTGMPAMTVEQIVEGVLINHVNEHLGSIKATIGK from the coding sequence ATGGGCGCACGGTCGGACATGCTGGCGAAGCAGTTCGAGGAGCGGGCGAACGCACTGACCGAGACGATCGAGAAGATGTCGGACGCCGACTGGAAGAAGGTGACCTCGGCCGAGAAGTGGCCGGTGGGGGTGACGGCGCATCACGCCGCGGGCGCGCACGAGCCGATCTCGGGTATGGCCAAGGCGGTGGCGGCCGGGCAGACCCTTCCGCCCTTCTCCATGCAGATGCTGGACGAGATGAACGCGCAGCACGCGAAGGACTTCGCCGGCTGCACGAAGGCGGAGACGGTCGCGCTCAACAAGAAGGGCATCGCGAGCGCCTCGGCCATCGTGAAGGGGATGTCGGACGCGGATCTCAAGAAGTCCGGCACGCTGATGACGGGCATGCCCGCCATGACAGTGGAGCAGATCGTCGAGGGCGTGCTGATCAATCACGTGAACGAGCACCTGGGGTCGATCAAAGCCACCATCGGGAAGTAG
- a CDS encoding molybdopterin-dependent oxidoreductase, whose protein sequence is MTRRELLKSMAAGAAISAAEAMFPGVLFAAGPAGAPTQPAAGGNAQPANGDVAWKKTPCRFCGVGCGLLVGISNGRAVAVKGDPASSVNRGLACVKGYHSVMALYGKDRLTRAMVRKDGKLTPVPMKEALDLVASKMAETIKAHGKDAVAMYGSGQWTIPDGYVASKFMKGAIGTNNLEANARLCMASAVTGFMSSFGLDEPMGNYEDIDHADVFVLWGNNMAEMHPVLFSRLLERRLKNPEVKIIDLATRWTRTSMAADRSILFKPQTDLAIANAICHEIIRNDWVHAGFVRDHVSFHEGKTNIGYGLEDKFTFKDEPKTVTFERYRELLGDYTVEKVEALSGVPARELRYLASLYGDPKKKVMSLWCMGFNQHTRGTWINNLAYNIHLLVGKIATPGNSPFSLTGQPSACGTVREVGTLTQRLPHGDVTDEKARKLAAEIWDVPLERIAPKPTYHTVEMFRAVDRGEIRFMWIQTTNPMVTMPKLRRYRDGLKKDDRFIVVSDVYPTPTTDVADVILPAAMWIEREGMFGNSERRTQHWEAMLRPPGEAMSDTWQIIEVARRMGFDKLFPWSEPAHIEEIWKEYRRFQAGPEHEMAPYEELRNRPGVIWPFVNGKETKWRYNAQYDPAAKAAFDFYGKPDRRAWIWFRPYEAAAESPDAQYPFWLNTGRVLEHWHTGSLTRRVPILHQAVPAAYVELHPDDARRLGIANGQRVRLTTRRGALVLPAQIDGRARPPEGQVFVPFFDESLLINELTLDAFCPISGQPDYKKCAVKVERA, encoded by the coding sequence ATGACGCGGCGCGAGCTCCTCAAGTCCATGGCGGCGGGTGCGGCGATCAGCGCGGCCGAGGCCATGTTCCCGGGCGTGCTGTTCGCCGCCGGCCCGGCCGGCGCCCCCACACAGCCCGCGGCCGGCGGGAACGCCCAGCCGGCCAATGGCGACGTCGCCTGGAAGAAGACGCCTTGTCGCTTCTGCGGGGTCGGCTGCGGGCTCCTCGTGGGCATCAGCAACGGCCGAGCGGTCGCGGTGAAGGGTGATCCCGCGAGCTCCGTGAACCGCGGGCTCGCCTGCGTGAAGGGCTATCACTCCGTCATGGCCCTCTACGGCAAGGACCGCCTCACCCGCGCGATGGTGCGGAAGGACGGCAAGCTCACCCCCGTCCCCATGAAGGAGGCCCTCGACCTCGTGGCGTCGAAGATGGCGGAGACCATCAAGGCCCACGGCAAGGACGCGGTGGCCATGTACGGCTCGGGCCAGTGGACCATCCCCGACGGCTACGTCGCCTCGAAGTTCATGAAGGGCGCCATCGGCACCAACAATCTCGAGGCCAATGCGCGGCTCTGCATGGCGAGCGCGGTCACGGGGTTCATGTCGAGCTTCGGCCTCGACGAGCCCATGGGCAACTACGAGGACATCGACCACGCGGATGTCTTCGTGCTCTGGGGCAACAACATGGCGGAGATGCACCCGGTGCTCTTCTCCCGCCTGCTCGAGCGGCGGCTGAAGAACCCCGAGGTCAAGATCATCGACCTCGCCACGCGCTGGACGCGGACCAGCATGGCCGCCGACCGGAGCATCCTCTTCAAGCCCCAGACCGATCTCGCCATCGCCAATGCCATCTGCCACGAGATCATCCGGAACGACTGGGTGCACGCGGGCTTCGTGCGCGACCACGTGTCGTTCCACGAGGGCAAGACCAACATCGGCTACGGGCTCGAGGACAAGTTTACCTTCAAGGATGAGCCGAAGACGGTAACGTTCGAGCGCTATCGCGAGCTGCTGGGCGACTACACGGTCGAGAAGGTGGAAGCGCTCTCCGGTGTGCCCGCGCGCGAGCTGCGCTACCTCGCCTCGCTCTACGGCGACCCGAAGAAGAAGGTCATGAGCCTCTGGTGCATGGGCTTCAACCAGCACACGCGCGGGACGTGGATCAACAACCTCGCCTACAACATCCATCTCCTGGTGGGAAAGATCGCCACGCCGGGCAACAGCCCCTTCTCCCTCACCGGCCAGCCGAGCGCGTGCGGAACGGTGCGCGAGGTCGGCACGCTGACCCAGCGCCTTCCCCACGGGGATGTGACGGACGAGAAGGCGCGGAAGCTCGCCGCCGAGATCTGGGACGTGCCCCTGGAGCGTATCGCGCCGAAGCCCACCTATCACACGGTGGAGATGTTCCGGGCGGTGGATCGCGGAGAGATTCGTTTCATGTGGATCCAGACCACGAACCCCATGGTAACGATGCCCAAGCTGCGCCGGTACCGCGACGGCCTGAAGAAGGACGATCGCTTCATCGTGGTCTCCGACGTCTACCCCACGCCTACCACGGACGTGGCCGACGTGATCCTGCCCGCGGCGATGTGGATCGAGCGCGAGGGGATGTTCGGCAACTCGGAGCGGCGCACCCAGCACTGGGAAGCCATGCTGCGGCCGCCCGGCGAGGCCATGTCGGACACCTGGCAGATCATCGAGGTGGCGCGACGCATGGGCTTCGACAAGCTCTTCCCCTGGAGCGAGCCGGCACACATCGAGGAGATCTGGAAGGAGTACCGCCGCTTCCAGGCCGGGCCTGAGCACGAGATGGCCCCCTACGAGGAGCTCCGGAACCGGCCGGGGGTGATCTGGCCCTTCGTGAACGGCAAGGAGACCAAGTGGCGCTACAACGCGCAGTACGATCCCGCCGCCAAGGCCGCCTTCGACTTCTACGGCAAGCCGGACCGGCGGGCGTGGATCTGGTTCCGGCCCTACGAGGCTGCGGCCGAGTCGCCGGACGCGCAGTATCCGTTCTGGCTCAACACCGGGCGCGTGCTCGAGCACTGGCACACGGGCTCCCTGACTCGTCGCGTACCGATCCTGCACCAGGCGGTCCCCGCCGCGTACGTGGAGCTCCATCCCGACGACGCGCGGCGCCTCGGCATCGCCAACGGCCAGCGCGTGCGCCTCACCACGCGCCGCGGGGCGCTTGTTTTGCCCGCGCAGATCGACGGCCGCGCGCGGCCGCCCGAGGGGCAGGTGTTCGTGCCGTTCTTCGACGAGTCGCTCCTGATCAATGAGCTGACGCTGGACGCCTTCTGCCCCATCTCGGGCCAGCCCGACTACAAGAAGTGCGCGGTGAAGGTGGAGCGGGCCTGA